One Vigna unguiculata cultivar IT97K-499-35 chromosome 11, ASM411807v1, whole genome shotgun sequence DNA window includes the following coding sequences:
- the LOC114170570 gene encoding chitinase 2-like: MKMRISMTRISLKPLFLVFMLLTSTHAGTISTPSSNLFREYIGAEFNNVKFSDVPINPSVQFHFILSFAIDYDTASTSSPTNGKFNVFWDTDNLNPTQVSAIKAKNPNVKVALSLGGDSVGGGSAYFNPSSIDSWLSNAVSSLTTIIKEYNLDGIDIDYEHFKTDPETFSECVGRLIKTLKSNGVIEFASIAPFDDDQVQSHYLALWKSYGNLIDYVNFQFYAYDKGTGVAQFIDYFNTQSSNYEGGKVLVSFISDGSGGLAPNDGFFTACHTLKTQNKLHGIFVWSADDSMGNGFRFEKQSQALLALP; the protein is encoded by the coding sequence ATGAAAATGAGAATTTCCATGACCAGAATCAGTTTAAAACCCTTGTTCTTGGTCTTCATGTTACTCACATCAACCCATGCAGGAACCATCTCCACCCCAAGTTCAAACCTATTCCGAGAATACATAGGAGCGGAGTTCAACAACGTTAAATTCTCCGATGTTCCCATCAACCCAAGTGTCCAATTCCACTTCATTCTCTCCTTCGCCATCGACTACGACACGGCATCAACCTCTTCTCCGACCAACGGAAAATTCAACGTCTTTTGGGACACCGACAACCTTAACCCTACCCAAGTCTCCGCCATCAAGGCCAAAAACCCAAACGTAAAAGTAGCCCTGAGTCTCGGAGGAGACAGCGTGGGAGGAGGCTCCGCTTACTTCAACCCCTCTTCGATCGATTCCTGGCTTTCCAACGCCGTTTCTTCACTCACCACCATAATCAAAGAGTACAACTTGGACGGAATCGACATCGACTACGAGCACTTCAAAACGGACCCCGAAACGTTCTCGGAGTGCGTGGGGAGGCTCATCAAGACGCTGAAATCGAACGGGGTCATAGAGTTTGCGTCCATTGCTCCTTTCGACGATGACCAAGTTCAGAGCCACTACTTGGCCTTGTGGAAGAGTTACGGGAACCTCATCGACTACGTTAACTTTCAGTTTTATGCGTACGACAAGGGCACTGGTGTGGCACAGTTCATCGACTACTTCAACACGCAGAGTTCGAATTACGAAGGTGGAAAGGTGCTGGTGAGTTTCATCAGTGATGGGAGTGGTGGGTTGGCTCCCAATGATGGGTTCTTCACAGCATGTCATACGTTAAAAACTCAGAATAAGCTTCATGGTATCTTTGTCTGGTCTGCTGATGACTCCATGGGAAATGGTTTTCGTTTTGAGAAGCAATCACAGGCCCTTTTAGCTTTACCCTAG